CCAAATACAGAACTCCCTGAAAATGATGTGACATGGAGGACAAAATAATGATAACATTAACAAGGATGATCTTtgagtaaacacacaaatatattttctgTACTCTTATTCAaagcttttattatttatacaaTGAAATCTTATATGTTGGTACAGATATTGTATATTAAATATCCAGGTACTgcatatttctttttaaaaaaggaggaaaatcaCGGAATGACAAATCAGCCAACATGAGTAGATTTCAGATGTCTGATGATTTCATATTTACGATTACATTATTTAAAGTATCTGTTTAGTGCCTTAACAGAGCATCAACTATAGTGCTGCGTGAATTATATGTATATactattcattcattcattcattcattcatgctgtTCTCAGCATCACCTTTGTCCTTCATGTTCTGGGGAAAACAATAGTAGTGCTAATGGCCTTTAAAGTTATCGTTCCAGGCAGCAGTGTGATGAAATGGTTTGGGCCTGCTGAGCAGAGACTCTGTGTTTTGGCCTTTCACTCTCATACAGGTTGCAATTTGAATATCTTGGCTGAGAATCAACCCTCTCCAACTTCAAGAATATTAAACTCCATAAAGAGACGATTATGTACACTTTTAAGCAAAGAACTTGGACTCCTTGCAGTCCCatgttttgtacttttttggCTTGAAAGTTACGTGATAATTTCAGTGAAACTAAATTTATCACCTTCAGCGTGCTGTGCAGTCTGGATCACTTTTATTCCAGCATATATcagctctcttttttccccctttcttttttctttctattttagCCTCCAGTTACAGGCCACTTCCTTTGTACCAAAATGCTTTATCTTCATCTTTTagctttgtctttgttctcAAACCTGGACTGAACATGAAGAATAATCTGAAAGGGAAAATGCCGTCTGATTAAATCTAGACATCAGTTTAGAGGAAATGACAGTATATCTTCTACTTTTTAATTTCACAGCTTGTGACTGATTCACCTTCCCACGTTAATAAAAAGCTGTATAAGTTCAAATTCTAggtctttctttcttattttctttatgtttttgaGGTAAAAGGGCAACATCATGGTCAAAAGTCTCAGATTTTGTGCTCCAGGGCAAAGTCTTAACAAAGGCCTCAAGTTCTCCAGTAGAGATCTTAATGGGATCATGATGCAACACCCCTGAAGGGATGTTTCCAGTATAAGCTTTGAGGGGAATCATGGAGACAGACATTGTTTGTGAGTGGGAAGAGCCTGAGGTGTAAGTCATGGTCATCtgtacaaacagacaaacaacaattTCCTTTTAATTAAAATGGGCCTAGGAGGCATATCAGCTGACTATTAATCACCCGCGCAggtgaaaaacaacagtaacaCCAAATTAAATATCATATGGTCCAATGCCTTAATAAATCAGGTGTGCtgaattgtttattttgatggGTTGTCGAAAGTGTAATTTTAATTCCCTCATCCAATTACAGAATGCTCTCAAAATGATGTGACATGAACAAAATAAtagcaaaatgtaaatgtgctaaAATCATTTAACAGCAATTAATGATTGATGATAatcatatatttcatatatcATATATGTTTCACATTTACAATGATGATTGATTTTATTAAGTAATACTTACTCAATACTACATTGTGATTGATTTAAACATACACAGTAGAGTAATTCCTCACAGTCTGCATCAAAACATAGGAGAAATTAATGAATGCATTCAAAAACTGCAGTCAAATAAACAGCCATAATTCAAAATTTATCTTTAGTTTTGAATTGTATCATGTaatcatttccattttcagtaAAATTGGGAGTAGCTGAATATATTAATGAATAAGGTGCATGTGCATTATTAACACACCTTTGGAAAAGTGACTGACAGCATTTCTGTCAGGACTGTAAGATACTAATTTGCGAGTCACAGAAGGACAAGCCAAATATGAAGTTTGAGTTTCTGGCTGAAGGTATTAGGAAGTTTTTCATCTTCATATTTTGGAGCATAATAAGCAGGACCTGAGCTGTTTCTTACATGACAGGCCATAATGCCTAATTGTCTGTTCACATGATCAAACTTTGCGTTCAATGTCACTGCACTGTGGGAAAGAAAATAGCAAGTGAGTATAATTTTAAACAAAAGGGAGGAccctgtctgttgttttttcagaaaaaaaagcattaaagaCCTTCCCATGTTGACTGCACTTGCTCTAGAGAGGgcctttcatgttttcttgtgaGTATGATGGCCTCCGTAGGTTCTCCTCCATACTTGGAAGGGAACAGTGAGCGGAGGGGTATTCAGAGGGTCGTGATCTGCAACCTCAACGCCAGATGCTCACTGGTCCTTCAAGGGCTAGTTTCAGTTTTTTGAAGTCAGGTTGTGTGAGGTGAATCAATATCAGTTTAAATGTGCTGGTGGTCCTGTCTGCTTCCCCAGACTGAGGGTGTGCTGACTGTTGGTAACTGTAGGTAACACATTGACTATGCATAAGTACAACTGCCAAAAACAtgaactatccctttaaagtaaaagaagaaatatgGTGTACCTCAACATAGAAATACAAGGAAAGAATTAAAAGTATGCAGAATTCCCAATTTCGGGATGTCGTAATATAAATTACATTATTACATATACTGTTGGCCAGTTTATCTGTCTCAATGCATCAGAAGTAACTAGTAACTTCATCTGCCATGATGCAaaaatttccaaaaataatttcatggcAAGACACAGTCAGGACACAATCATTATGTTACTTATCTGTGATTGGTTAATACGAGGTGAATGAGCACTGCCGTGAGCTAAGAttataaaatgtcacatttaagaTCACTTTGACCCCGACTGGGAGTGGAAAATGTCACCAGTGATAACAGGGCTGGTTTTCGTTGGGCTCCTGATGGCATttggaggagcagaagaggaagcTCCTTTCTGTCAGATACTGGGGAGTCCCGAGTTCCCTCTGATGTCTAAAGAAGGAGATGTCACGATTGGTGGAGCCTTTTCCATCCACAGCAAAATCACGCAACCTCCGCTTTCAtttacagagaaaccaacacGTCTCACATGTTCCAGGTAATTTTGAGTACTGTTTATACTTTCTCATGAGTTTTATCACAGTGAATGCAAGTTTgcattttgctctttttgtctCAGTGTCAACCTCAGGGAGTTTCGATTtgcccaaaccatgatctttgcAATTgaggaaataaacaaaagtgAATATCTTCTTCCAAATGTTTCCATCGGATACCGCATTTATGACAACTGTGGCTCAACATTATCCTCAATGCGTGCTGTGATGGCCCTGATGAATGGTGATGAGTGGAGTGCAGGAAACAGCTGCTCTGGTCAATCTGCTGTTCATGCTATTATTGGGGAGTCTGAATCCTCTTCAACCATTGTTCTGTCACGCACTACTGGACCATTCAAAATACCAGTGGTAAGaggactgtgtatgtgtatcaCTGTGTATATTATATGCAAACTCTCCTTTTTATGTTTCTCTCTTTATGTATTTTCAGATAAGTCATTCAGCTACTTGTGAGTGTTTGAGCAACAGGAAGGAGTACCCTTCTTTCTTCCGAACCATTGCCAGCGACCTCTACCAAAGTCGTGCCCTCGCACAGCTGGTCAAGCACTTTGACTGGACTTGGGTGGGGGCAGTCAACAGCGACAGCGACTATGGCAACAACGGCATGGCCATCTTCCTTGCTGCGGCTCAGgaggaaggagtgtgtgtggagtaCACGGAGAAATTTCACAGGGCAGAGCCAGAAAAACTTCTGAAAGTGGTAGAAGTGATCAGAAAGAGCACTGCCCGGGTCGTTGTTGGTTTCTTGGCCCACGTAGAGATGAATAACCTCCTACAGCAGTTGAGTCTGCACAACATCACAGGCCTGCAGTTTATTGGTGTGGAGGCCTGGATCACGGCTGACAGCCTTGTGACTCCCACCAGTTTTAGTGTGCTGGGAGGTTCACTGGGTTTTGCTGTACAAAAGGCCAATATCAGTGGCCTGGATGATTTTTTAATCAACGATTTCTGGGATACAGAGATTGagtgcaaaaacacaaacagagaccagatgacaaaaacagcaaattgcAGAGAAAACCAGGATCTAATTGAACTTAAAGATAATGATAACGATGTAGCAGAGCTGAGATACTCCACAAACATCTACAAGGCCATTTTTGCTGTGGCTCATTCTCTGCACAGCATCCTCAAGTGCTCCAAAAGTCAGGGGTGTGACAAGACTGTAAAGGTTACTCCCTGGCAGGTAAAAAGAACTGTACACTTAActgtttatttcttatttctgtACATTAATATGTTGACATATTGTCTTAATGCTATTTAGGTAGTGGAGTCTTTGAAGCAGGTGAATTTTACCATTAAGAACGGGGATCAGGTGTGGTTTGacagcacaggagcagctgtgGCTCGGTATGAGGTGGTGAACTGGCAGCACGGATCAGATGGCTCAGTCCAGTTTAAGCCTGTTGGCTACTATGACGCATCCCTACCTCCTGGACAGAAGTTTGTCCTCAAGACCGAAGCCATAATGTGGCctggaggaaagacagaggcaAATATCATAAGTGACAGTAAAACCTACATTAAGTAATGCTTGTGTTTGACATAGCCATGCATTTCATCTAGAATTATTGTTTGAAAAACgtaacatttgtcattttttttaattcaagttgcctgtgtcagtgtgcagtgagAGCTGTCGTCCAGGAACTCATAAAGTCCTTCAGAAAGGAAAGCCAGTCTGCTGCTATGACTGTGTACTatgtgcagagggagaaatCAGCAACAGCACAGGTACACGTACAACAGACCAGAGCAATGTGCATACAGTGTTTGCCTGCCATGCTCTGTGTATCATGTTAAAGTTTGCTATGGTGCAGGCTCTCATTTATCTTTTCAGGATGTAACTGATTAAATTACAATAATAGTGACACTGTTTCTGTTACAGATTCTAATGACTGCAAAAAGTGTCCTGACGAGTATTGGTCCAATCAAAAGAGAGATGCATGTATACTGAAAAATGTTGAGTTCCTCTACTTCACTGAGGTTATGGGTATAAtacttgtatttttcactttgtttggtgTTCTCCTTACTTTAATGGTGGCCATTCTATTCTTGATCAATAAGGATACTCCCTTGGTGAAGGCCAacaactctgagctgagcttcctgctgctcttctccttgactctgtgtttcctgtgttctctGACCTTCATCGGCCAGCCCTCTGAGTGGTCCTGCATGCTGCGACACACAGCGTTCGGCATCACCTTTGTCCTCTGCATCTCTTGTGTTCTGGGGAAAACAATAGTGGTGCTAATGGCCTTTAAAGCGACACTTCCCGGAAGCAGTGTGATGAAATGGTTTGGGCCTGCTCAGCAGAGACTCAGTGTTCTGGCTTTCACTCTCATACAGGTTGTAATTTGCATTCTTTGGCTGACAATAAACCCCCCTTTTCCCTTCAGAAATATGAAACTCTCCAAAGATAAGATTATTCTTGAATGCAGTCTTGGATCACCTGTGGGGTTCTGGGCTGTGTTGGGGTACATAGGACTATTAGCTGTCCTCTGTTTTGTACTTGCTTTTTTAGCTCGAAAGTTGCCTGATAATTTCAATGAAGCTAAATTTATcaccttcagcatgctgatattttGTGCCGTCTGGATCACTTTTATCCCAGCGTATGTCAGCTCTCCTGGGAAGTTCACCGTGGCTGTAGAGATATTTGCTATTTTAGCCTCCAGTTATGGTCTacttttctgtatatttgtaccAAAATGCATCATCATTGTACTTAAACCTGAactgaacacaaagaaacatcTGATGGGGAAAAAGTAATCTTATTAAATCTGGACATCAGTTTAAAGGAATATTACTTTTTCATTCTATTCATTTATCCCgaaaagctttctttttttctgcatcaaACTCTAGATAAATGCTACAAAGTAACAACCTACCTATATGTAAATACCACAGACTGTAGTAGACATACAATTGAAAACCACTTAAAAATTAGAAAAATCTTTTAGGATTGGAATCACTTATAATGGTCTTTCACAATAAATTTGATTGATAGTTAAACTAAGGATGTGCAGTATTATTCTGTTTTACgtcatataaataaaaacaagattCAAAACTATCCATGGCAGCCTTCTCTCTTCATCTTAATTAGCACAATTAGGGCTtctacatgcacacaagcataATTTGTACATATTTTATAGTCATCAGAATTATAACCTCTCCCACACAGACTGTTCTGTCTTCAGTGCACCCAAGCATAGCTAATGAAGGTTATCTCTTTCACAACCAGTTACAGTTACACCTTGAATCTGGTCAGAACAACCACAGTCTGTCTGTTGGCCCTGCATCACTCCACTGAAGCAGGTTGGGTATTAAAGGCCTTCTTAAGGGCTTGTGGTCTGTGGATTGAACGGATGACCTTCAAGTCACAGGAaagcataacacacacacacacgcacacacacacacacacacacacacacacacacacacatagaataaaaaaagaaaaaaacgaaaaaaaaaaagtaaataatatCGGTTGGCTGAAAAATTGTGATTGGCCTGACACAAACTAGGATGAAAGGAAATCTGTCTGAACGGGAGGGGTAAAAGACACATCTGCCAGAGCAAATGGAACATGAGCTCACAGATTTCTCTGCCCCCTAGGTGACACAAATTAGATTAAATCTCGACATTTTACAATTTTCCATTAATAAAATAGGGAAAGATTGGAATTCGGTAAATGAATTGTGGTTTAATTATTGTTAGGGTTAACCAAACCAATTAGTTGAGGTCCACAGAAGAATGTGGTTAAATTTAATGAAAATTCACACTGAACATTGCCCTTGTGTAGAATTGTAAGTTGTAGAATCATTTAATGTGGATGCAATTCTTATTCAATTCATATAGTCACataatttatattttttcaattcaactttatttgtatagcgccaaatcacaacagaagttgtctcaggacactttccatatagagctggtacagaccaagctcttttatctacagagaaaccaacaattcccccatgagcaagcacttggcgacagtgacgaggaaaaacttccttttaacaggcagaaaccttgagcagaaccagactgcagggtgggcggccatctgcctcgaccggttgggtgagagaggaagagcaagagagggagagggagacagacagacagacagacagacagacagaaatgcagtcagagagagagagagagagagagagagagagagacagagagacagacatgcaatcacagtaacagtgacagtggatgtaataatagcagtagcagttgcagtggatgtcaggcagggccaaggcaggagacgcagctgaaatccacaatccagattcagccactgtccataggaacctgcaagacaacaaagcacagagactccagggaaggagctaagttagtaacacgccgtggtaggacatgagagcgtgcggatggagagggacagaaggacagaggagctcggtgtatctttggatgtcccccgacagtctaatcctatagcagcataactaggggctggtccaggacaagcctgagccagccctaactataagctttatcaaaaaggaaagttttaagcctactcttaaatgtagagacagtgtctgcctcccggacaaagactggaagatggttccacaggagaggagcttgatagctaaatgctctgactcctgttctgctttttgagactttaggaaccataagtagacctgcattctgggaacgcagtgttcgagtagggcaataaggtactatgagctctttaagataagaaggtgcctggccatttatggctttgtaagtaaggaggagaattttaaactctattctaaactttacagggagccagtgcaaagtggcgagtattggagaaatatgatctcgcttcctggtttttgtcagaacacgtgctgcagcgttctggagcaactggagaatattcagcaacgaatttgggcagcctgatagtaaagaattgcaataatccagcctggaagttacgaatgcatggactagtttttctgcatcattttgagacaaaatatgcctgatttttgcgatattacgtaggtgaaaaaaggcagtccttgaaatttgttttacatgggagtgaaaggacatgtcttggtcaaagatgactcccagattctttacagtggtaaaggatcaagagtaggctttttcagtagcggttttatcacagctactttaaaggactgtggtacgtagcctgttgataaagacagattgatcatgtctaatactgaagagtcaattagaggtaatacttctttaaacagcttagtcgggataggatctaaaatacaggtagatgattttgatgatgaaattattgaaattagttggtgaaggtcaacaggagtaaaacagtctaaaactgcgacagactgagtaacagtttctacgatttctgtgtttgaagacaaaacagtacctgttaacggcaggagtcgatgaattctgtctctaatagttagaattttatcattaaagaagctcatgaagtcattactgttcagagctaaaggaatacatggttcaatagaattatggctctctgtcagcctggctacagtgctgaagagaaacctgggattgttcttattttcctctattagtgcagagtaataggctgccctggcattgtgttttttttgtattgattttctGAATAATCACAcattatacatttttttcatatCAAATAAACATTGTCTATAATAACACATACATCACCACcaacaaaatgttttgtatCCTGTTTTTTCCATGTCTGGCTCTGAAATCTTTCAAGTGTACTGCccaaacaaacatgactccacGTAACAGTTTCATTCAAAACTCTTGATGAACTGCAAAGCGATCTGACATCATCACCCAGTGATTTGATAAGAGGacatcaatcatcatcatcatcatccttcaCACAAGTAAAAAGCTCT
This genomic interval from Chaetodon trifascialis isolate fChaTrf1 chromosome 9, fChaTrf1.hap1, whole genome shotgun sequence contains the following:
- the LOC139335883 gene encoding extracellular calcium-sensing receptor-like gives rise to the protein MSPVITGLVFVGLLMAFGGAEEEAPFCQILGSPEFPLMSKEGDVTIGGAFSIHSKITQPPLSFTEKPTRLTCSSVNLREFRFAQTMIFAIEEINKSEYLLPNVSIGYRIYDNCGSTLSSMRAVMALMNGDEWSAGNSCSGQSAVHAIIGESESSSTIVLSRTTGPFKIPVISHSATCECLSNRKEYPSFFRTIASDLYQSRALAQLVKHFDWTWVGAVNSDSDYGNNGMAIFLAAAQEEGVCVEYTEKFHRAEPEKLLKVVEVIRKSTARVVVGFLAHVEMNNLLQQLSLHNITGLQFIGVEAWITADSLVTPTSFSVLGGSLGFAVQKANISGLDDFLINDFWDTEIECKNTNRDQMTKTANCRENQDLIELKDNDNDVAELRYSTNIYKAIFAVAHSLHSILKCSKSQGCDKTVKVTPWQVVESLKQVNFTIKNGDQVWFDSTGAAVARYEVVNWQHGSDGSVQFKPVGYYDASLPPGQKFVLKTEAIMWPGGKTELPVSVCSESCRPGTHKVLQKGKPVCCYDCVLCAEGEISNSTDSNDCKKCPDEYWSNQKRDACILKNVEFLYFTEVMGIILVFFTLFGVLLTLMVAILFLINKDTPLVKANNSELSFLLLFSLTLCFLCSLTFIGQPSEWSCMLRHTAFGITFVLCISCVLGKTIVVLMAFKATLPGSSVMKWFGPAQQRLSVLAFTLIQVVICILWLTINPPFPFRNMKLSKDKIILECSLGSPVGFWAVLGYIGLLAVLCFVLAFLARKLPDNFNEAKFITFSMLIFCAVWITFIPAYVSSPGKFTVAVEIFAILASSYGLLFCIFVPKCIIIVLKPELNTKKHLMGKK